One segment of Coprobacter tertius DNA contains the following:
- a CDS encoding aldo/keto reductase — protein sequence MEKVELNNGVKMPIIGFGVYQVPDAEECERSVYEAIQTGYRLIDTAAVYENEEAVGRAIKRSGVPREELFITTKLWIQDAGYENAQKAFQASLSRLQLDYLDLYLIHQPYGDIYGSWRAMEKLYQDGLIKAIGVSNFDDDRIMDLIIHNKVKPAVNQVETHPFFQQTETEKFLKDNDVQMESWGPFAEGRNHLFSNETLKTIASKYGKSIAQVVLRWLVQRNIVVIPKSVHKERIVENFDIFDFKLDNEDMKNIEKLDMGKSAFLDHRDPETVKRLSNMKYKINTSIKSGTM from the coding sequence ATGGAAAAAGTAGAATTGAACAATGGCGTTAAAATGCCGATAATAGGGTTTGGGGTATATCAGGTTCCCGATGCAGAAGAATGTGAACGTAGCGTTTATGAAGCTATACAAACCGGATACCGCTTAATTGATACTGCGGCTGTTTATGAAAATGAAGAAGCCGTTGGACGAGCAATAAAACGCAGTGGGGTTCCGAGGGAAGAATTGTTTATTACGACTAAACTCTGGATACAAGATGCTGGCTATGAAAACGCCCAAAAAGCGTTTCAAGCTTCGCTTTCCCGTTTACAACTCGATTATCTCGATTTGTATCTTATACATCAGCCTTACGGTGATATTTACGGTTCTTGGAGAGCCATGGAAAAGCTATATCAGGATGGCTTAATAAAAGCGATCGGAGTAAGTAATTTCGATGATGACCGGATAATGGACTTGATAATACACAATAAAGTAAAGCCGGCCGTAAATCAGGTCGAGACTCATCCTTTCTTTCAGCAAACCGAGACTGAAAAATTTTTAAAGGATAATGATGTTCAAATGGAGTCTTGGGGACCGTTTGCCGAAGGACGCAATCATTTATTCAGTAATGAAACATTAAAAACAATTGCATCCAAATATGGCAAATCGATTGCTCAGGTCGTTTTGCGGTGGCTGGTGCAGCGTAATATAGTTGTTATTCCTAAATCGGTGCATAAGGAGCGCATTGTTGAAAATTTCGATATTTTCGATTTTAAACTCGATAATGAGGATATGAAGAATATCGAAAAACTCGATATGGGTAAAAGTGCGTTTTTAGATCATCGCGATCCCGAAACGGTAAAAAGGCTCAGTAACATGAAGTATAAAATAAATACTTCAATAAAAAGCGGAACTATGTAA
- a CDS encoding zinc ribbon domain-containing protein — protein sequence MEDRFCQSCGMPLKSNADLGTEVDGKKNIDYCKYCYTDGKFTENFTMEEMIMHCAGFVEEFNKDSDVKFTREQAIEQMKQYFPMLKRWKK from the coding sequence ATGGAAGATAGATTTTGTCAAAGTTGCGGTATGCCTTTAAAAAGTAATGCTGATTTGGGTACCGAAGTAGATGGTAAAAAGAATATTGATTATTGCAAATATTGTTATACCGACGGAAAATTTACCGAAAATTTTACCATGGAAGAAATGATTATGCATTGTGCCGGCTTTGTTGAAGAATTCAATAAAGACTCTGATGTAAAATTTACCCGAGAACAGGCTATTGAACAAATGAAACAATACTTCCCGATGTTAAAACGATGGAAAAAATAA
- a CDS encoding SDR family NAD(P)-dependent oxidoreductase: MKRIVIIGATSGIGREVAKLYIQKGYRVGIAGRRLPLLEDLQSLNPANIVIEAMDITLNDATNKLTALIDKLGGMDLFLLSSGIGFQNYDLHLEIELNTACTNVDGFMRMVISAYHYFCKQGYGHLAVISSIAGTKGLGIAPAYSATKRFQNIYLQALSQLAHMQHKNVYFTDIRPGFVSTDLLKDGNYPFLMSPSKVARQIEKAIKQKKRVVVIDWRYKILVFFWRLIPSCLWRILPIKTK, translated from the coding sequence ATGAAACGGATAGTAATAATCGGGGCAACTTCAGGCATTGGTAGAGAAGTCGCAAAATTATACATACAAAAGGGTTACAGAGTCGGAATAGCGGGGAGACGCTTGCCTCTGTTGGAGGATTTGCAGTCTCTGAATCCCGCTAATATCGTAATCGAGGCAATGGATATAACATTGAATGACGCGACGAATAAATTAACGGCTTTGATAGATAAATTAGGGGGGATGGATTTATTTTTGCTGAGTTCAGGAATCGGATTTCAAAATTACGATCTGCATTTAGAGATCGAATTGAATACTGCTTGTACCAATGTAGATGGATTTATGCGTATGGTCATATCTGCTTATCATTATTTTTGTAAACAAGGATATGGTCATCTGGCGGTTATTAGTTCTATTGCCGGAACAAAAGGTCTTGGAATTGCACCGGCATATTCTGCGACAAAACGATTTCAGAATATTTATCTTCAAGCTCTTTCTCAATTAGCTCATATGCAACACAAAAATGTGTATTTTACTGATATACGACCCGGTTTTGTGTCTACAGACTTGTTAAAAGACGGTAACTATCCTTTTTTAATGAGTCCATCAAAAGTGGCTCGGCAAATAGAAAAGGCGATAAAGCAGAAAAAGCGGGTCGTTGTTATCGATTGGCGCTATAAGATTCTTGTTTTTTTCTGGCGTTTGATTCCTTCTTGTTTGTGGAGGATTCTTCCAATAAAAACAAAATAA
- a CDS encoding MBL fold metallo-hydrolase, with amino-acid sequence MLLSIFKIENVPIDSNCYVLYDKRDIDKCIVVDPGSENCRELELYLNKLSLTPEYIILTHEHFDHIWGCNYLIKKYKSKIITSQKCSLAIHDAKRNLSLFYDQKGFEVSLADIVLEGIEYNFIWRGYKLQFFPAQGHTAAGICFSVGKYLFTGDSLIKDTRTVTKLYSGSKQELISTINRIKMMKGEGIVICPGHGDMFDLDTYNLEKAL; translated from the coding sequence ATGCTATTATCTATTTTTAAAATAGAGAATGTTCCTATCGACTCTAATTGTTATGTCTTGTATGATAAAAGAGACATCGACAAATGTATTGTGGTTGATCCTGGAAGTGAAAATTGTCGTGAATTGGAACTGTATCTGAATAAATTGTCTCTTACCCCGGAATATATTATTTTGACTCATGAGCATTTCGATCATATTTGGGGTTGCAATTATTTGATAAAAAAATATAAAAGTAAGATTATTACCTCTCAAAAATGTTCTTTGGCAATACATGACGCCAAACGTAATCTCTCGTTATTTTATGATCAGAAAGGATTTGAGGTTTCTTTGGCCGATATTGTATTAGAGGGGATAGAATATAATTTTATATGGAGAGGATATAAGTTGCAATTTTTTCCGGCCCAGGGGCATACAGCCGCCGGAATCTGTTTTTCGGTAGGTAAATATTTATTTACGGGAGATTCACTCATAAAAGATACTCGAACGGTAACAAAATTGTATTCCGGTTCTAAGCAAGAACTTATAAGTACAATAAATAGGATTAAAATGATGAAGGGAGAGGGGATAGTCATCTGTCCCGGACATGGGGATATGTTCGATCTCGATACATATAATTTAGAAAAAGCATTATGA
- a CDS encoding DegT/DnrJ/EryC1/StrS family aminotransferase codes for MKQRIYLSLAHMGGREQDFIQEAFDTNWVVPLGPNVDGFEKDLSTYLGEDRHVVALSAGTAAIHLGLVALGVQSGDEVICQSFTFAATANPIVYQGAVPVFVDSEPETWNMSPGLLEEAIKDRIARTGKKPKAIIPVHLYGMPARMDEIGSIAATYGIPVLEDAAEALGSEYRGRKCGTFGEYGALSFNGNKMITTSGGGALVCRTEEEAGAIKYYATQAREPAPHYQHTRIGYNYRMSNICAGIGRGQMQVLEEHIHRRRSIHGLYTRLFEDQAGIRVMDNYSGDYDSNFWLSCILIDELQAGISRETVRRKLEAENIETRPLWKPMHLQPVFKECPRYIDGTSEGLFDIGLCLPSGSSLGDDDIIRVAELIKSMCR; via the coding sequence ATGAAACAGCGTATTTATCTATCTCTTGCACACATGGGCGGACGAGAGCAAGACTTTATACAAGAGGCTTTCGATACGAATTGGGTCGTACCGTTGGGTCCGAATGTAGATGGTTTTGAAAAAGACCTGTCGACCTATTTGGGGGAAGACCGGCATGTGGTAGCGTTGAGCGCGGGAACCGCCGCGATTCACTTGGGTTTGGTAGCGTTGGGGGTACAGTCGGGCGACGAGGTAATATGCCAGTCGTTTACGTTTGCCGCCACAGCCAATCCGATCGTTTATCAGGGAGCCGTCCCGGTTTTTGTAGACAGTGAGCCAGAGACATGGAATATGTCACCGGGTTTACTGGAAGAAGCGATAAAAGACCGTATTGCCCGAACGGGAAAGAAACCTAAAGCGATTATACCGGTTCATTTGTACGGTATGCCGGCACGGATGGATGAAATAGGATCGATCGCCGCGACATACGGGATTCCGGTATTGGAAGACGCAGCCGAGGCTTTGGGTTCGGAATACCGAGGGCGTAAGTGTGGCACCTTCGGAGAATACGGAGCGTTGTCGTTTAACGGGAATAAAATGATAACGACCTCGGGCGGGGGAGCTTTGGTTTGCCGTACCGAAGAGGAGGCCGGTGCGATAAAATACTATGCGACGCAGGCACGGGAACCGGCGCCGCATTATCAGCATACCCGTATCGGTTATAATTACCGGATGAGCAATATCTGTGCGGGCATCGGTCGGGGCCAGATGCAGGTATTGGAAGAACATATTCACCGTCGTCGCTCGATTCACGGTTTATATACCCGTTTGTTTGAGGATCAGGCTGGCATTAGGGTAATGGATAATTACTCAGGGGATTACGATTCGAATTTCTGGTTGAGTTGTATTCTTATCGATGAGTTACAGGCGGGAATCAGCCGGGAAACCGTTCGTCGGAAATTGGAGGCAGAAAATATAGAGACACGTCCCTTATGGAAACCGATGCATTTACAGCCGGTATTTAAAGAATGTCCGAGATATATAGACGGTACCAGCGAGGGATTGTTCGATATCGGTTTATGTCTTCCCTCGGGATCGTCGTTGGGTGATGATGATATTATCCGGGTTGCGGAACTTATAAAATCGATGTGTCGGTAA
- a CDS encoding C1 family peptidase, translating into MRIVQIAIVAFFLSGISVSVQAQGGITPEMMKEIQQSYKGTPCDKAIRNAIGGTDINVLALNQENRANFDTHFTYKVPSNGITNQKSSGRCWLFTGLNVLRAQAMLKHGIPSLEFSQNYNFFYDQLEKANLFLQGVIDTREKPMDDKTVDWLFHNPLSDGGQFTGISDIIGKYGVVPKQVMPETLSSENTRTITDLIKQKLREQGLQLRALPIKMKSTEIEKRKTEMLGVIYRMLVLSLGEPVEKFTWSLTDEKGNIVNTKEYTPISFYQEYLGNDLTNDYVMLMNDPTREYYKLYTIDYDRHTYDGRNWTYINLPVEDIKKMAIESLKNNVMMYFSCDVGKFLNRKEGTLDIRNYDYESLMGTTFGMDKKQRIQTFSSGSTHAMTLMAVDINADGNPQKWMVENSWGDTGYNGHLIMTDRWFDEYMFRLVVEKRFVPADILKILDTKPVRLPAWDPMFADEN; encoded by the coding sequence ATGAGAATAGTACAGATCGCAATTGTAGCCTTTTTTTTGTCCGGAATATCTGTTTCGGTTCAGGCACAAGGAGGAATTACTCCTGAAATGATGAAAGAGATACAACAAAGTTATAAAGGTACTCCATGTGACAAAGCTATTAGAAATGCTATAGGGGGTACGGATATAAACGTTTTGGCATTGAATCAGGAAAACAGGGCGAATTTCGATACTCATTTTACTTATAAAGTGCCGTCGAATGGTATTACCAATCAAAAATCCTCGGGGCGTTGCTGGTTATTTACCGGTTTGAATGTATTGCGAGCCCAAGCTATGTTGAAACATGGGATACCCTCTCTTGAATTTTCACAAAATTATAATTTTTTTTATGATCAGCTCGAGAAAGCTAATTTGTTTTTACAAGGGGTAATCGATACCCGAGAAAAACCGATGGATGATAAAACCGTTGATTGGTTGTTCCATAATCCGCTTAGCGACGGTGGTCAGTTCACCGGTATATCCGATATTATCGGAAAATACGGAGTGGTACCTAAGCAGGTTATGCCCGAAACGTTAAGTAGTGAAAATACCCGTACTATTACCGATCTTATAAAGCAAAAATTGCGTGAACAGGGATTGCAATTAAGAGCTCTTCCGATTAAAATGAAAAGTACGGAAATAGAAAAAAGGAAGACGGAAATGTTGGGGGTAATTTATCGGATGCTCGTACTTTCACTGGGTGAGCCTGTCGAGAAATTTACCTGGAGTTTAACCGATGAAAAAGGGAATATCGTTAATACGAAAGAATATACCCCTATCTCCTTTTATCAGGAATATCTCGGAAACGACCTTACAAACGACTATGTCATGTTGATGAATGATCCCACCCGTGAATATTATAAACTGTATACTATCGATTACGACAGGCATACTTATGACGGACGAAATTGGACATATATCAACCTTCCTGTTGAAGATATTAAAAAAATGGCGATCGAATCTCTTAAAAATAACGTAATGATGTATTTTAGCTGTGATGTAGGTAAGTTCCTGAATCGTAAAGAAGGAACTCTCGATATACGTAATTATGATTATGAATCGTTGATGGGAACCACATTCGGCATGGATAAGAAACAGCGTATACAAACTTTCTCGAGTGGTTCGACGCATGCCATGACCTTAATGGCCGTGGATATTAATGCTGATGGGAATCCTCAAAAATGGATGGTGGAAAATAGTTGGGGAGATACTGGATATAATGGACACCTGATTATGACCGACAGATGGTTTGACGAATATATGTTCCGCCTTGTTGTCGAAAAAAGGTTTGTACCTGCAGACATATTGAAAATACTCGATACGAAGCCTGTCCGCTTACCTGCATGGGATCCTATGTTTGCCGATGAAAATTAA
- a CDS encoding nitrous oxide-stimulated promoter family protein: protein MKENRIEREKRIISKMITLFCLKKEGNSVMCSMCLELQRYAHDRLSHCPLGDRKSSCKNCKIHCYNPVMREKMKEVMRFSGPRMIFYAPLDTIWHLIH, encoded by the coding sequence ATGAAAGAAAATCGTATTGAACGAGAAAAGAGAATTATAAGCAAAATGATTACCCTTTTTTGTTTAAAAAAAGAAGGGAATTCGGTTATGTGTTCTATGTGTCTCGAACTGCAACGATATGCTCATGATCGTTTGTCTCATTGTCCGTTAGGAGATCGAAAAAGCTCCTGCAAAAATTGTAAAATACATTGTTATAATCCGGTAATGAGAGAAAAAATGAAAGAGGTAATGCGCTTTTCGGGACCCAGAATGATATTTTATGCACCGCTGGATACGATTTGGCATTTAATACATTAA
- a CDS encoding GNAT family N-acetyltransferase, whose protein sequence is METKIIHRPERNRFETVKDGYTAYVEYNISDNELNILHTIVPDEISGQGIASRLVKETYEYARKHSLKPVATCSYAVAWLEKHKDYKS, encoded by the coding sequence ATGGAAACAAAAATTATTCACCGTCCCGAACGTAATCGATTTGAAACAGTTAAAGACGGATATACGGCATACGTAGAATATAATATCTCCGATAACGAACTTAATATTTTACATACGATCGTTCCAGATGAAATTTCGGGACAAGGTATTGCAAGCCGGCTTGTAAAAGAAACATATGAATATGCCCGTAAACACAGTTTAAAACCTGTCGCAACCTGTTCTTATGCAGTCGCATGGCTCGAAAAACATAAGGACTATAAATCATAA
- a CDS encoding TIGR01777 family oxidoreductase: MNIAISGVTGFIGSHLSTYLHNKGHRIVHLNREMFTDSMKQQLQDVISKCDIVINLAGAPINRKWDSSYKKILYESRIHTTRSIVEAIKQLDCVTRLLISASAVGYYPNDGCYDEYSNEKGDGFLSQLCDEWEKEAQKVPDPVRCVITRFGIVLSPEGGALKQMLPPFKMKIATTIGPGNQPFCWIDLDDLVRAMDFIINNKNLHGIFNFVAPQKINNSQFANELGKHYHTFIKMTVPTFVFKIIYGEGSKFLTTGQCVTPTRLLESGFLFETEKIGDFIKKLRL; this comes from the coding sequence ATGAATATAGCAATCAGTGGCGTTACGGGATTCATCGGTTCTCATTTATCGACATATCTTCATAATAAAGGGCATCGTATCGTTCATCTCAATCGGGAAATGTTTACCGATAGCATGAAACAACAATTACAAGATGTTATTTCAAAATGCGACATCGTAATCAATCTTGCCGGAGCTCCCATAAACCGGAAATGGGATTCTTCCTATAAAAAAATATTATACGAAAGTCGTATACATACAACCAGATCGATTGTAGAAGCGATAAAGCAACTCGATTGCGTAACCCGTCTATTAATTTCCGCATCTGCAGTAGGCTATTATCCGAATGATGGTTGTTATGACGAATATTCAAATGAAAAAGGAGATGGATTTCTCTCTCAATTATGTGACGAATGGGAAAAGGAAGCTCAAAAAGTTCCAGATCCGGTGAGATGCGTTATCACTCGTTTCGGCATTGTATTGTCTCCTGAAGGTGGAGCTTTGAAACAAATGTTGCCACCCTTCAAAATGAAGATAGCAACAACGATCGGGCCCGGCAATCAACCGTTCTGCTGGATCGATCTTGACGATCTGGTTAGGGCAATGGATTTCATTATAAATAATAAAAACCTGCATGGAATTTTTAATTTTGTTGCACCACAAAAAATAAATAATTCACAATTTGCAAATGAACTCGGTAAACATTACCATACATTTATAAAAATGACTGTCCCGACATTCGTTTTTAAAATTATTTATGGCGAAGGTTCTAAATTCCTTACGACAGGACAATGCGTTACCCCTACCCGATTATTAGAATCAGGATTTCTATTCGAGACAGAAAAGATCGGAGATTTTATCAAAAAACTCAGATTATAA
- a CDS encoding acetyltransferase: protein MKTKIVIFGTGAVAAELTSYLEDSTWGEMAGIEIKGYVASDDAGPVNWKNYRLNKPYLGLLDDYKIEEEDYFVLALGNSAVKRRLVKNIKERGGKFITLVHPTAVIARTASIGEGNIISPFVMIGPNVKLGNYNLITSQSAISHDSRIGDYNFFATSLLCGYTQVGDDNYIGIKATLIPDIVIGSRNKIQAGMIVDKNIGDDSTLFYRYKEKILAIPKTEL, encoded by the coding sequence ATGAAAACTAAAATAGTGATTTTCGGTACGGGTGCTGTTGCAGCAGAATTAACATCTTATCTCGAAGATAGTACTTGGGGAGAAATGGCCGGAATAGAGATAAAAGGATATGTAGCATCGGATGATGCCGGACCGGTTAACTGGAAAAATTATCGGCTTAACAAACCTTATTTAGGGTTATTAGATGATTATAAAATCGAGGAAGAAGATTATTTCGTACTGGCTTTGGGAAATAGTGCGGTTAAACGCAGACTGGTAAAAAACATTAAAGAAAGAGGCGGTAAATTTATAACGTTAGTACACCCGACTGCAGTGATAGCCCGAACAGCATCGATCGGAGAGGGGAATATCATTTCACCATTTGTCATGATCGGGCCGAATGTAAAACTGGGTAACTATAACCTGATCACCTCTCAAAGTGCTATAAGCCATGATTCGCGAATCGGGGATTATAATTTTTTTGCTACTTCACTGTTATGCGGATATACGCAAGTAGGAGACGATAATTATATCGGAATAAAAGCGACCTTAATTCCCGATATAGTGATCGGAAGCCGAAATAAAATACAGGCAGGAATGATTGTAGATAAAAATATCGGCGATGATTCTACTCTTTTCTATCGATATAAAGAAAAAATACTGGCAATTCCGAAAACGGAATTATAA
- a CDS encoding endonuclease VIII: MIEAPEALVLARQMNKVLMGKKITDVIGGNSPHKFAWYNGRPEDYVGRLLGKTVDRVCAKGGMVEISVADAILLFTDGVNFRYLLPGEKLPEKYQLLIGFDDFSCLTASVRMYGGLICFIKGEKDIPFAEYYRCASEKPQVLSDNFDENYFRRLITDENVQDKSVKAFLATNQTIPGLGNGVLQDILYNAGIHPKSKLRDISEPRRDLLYKSVKTTLTEMFLSGGRNTETDILGKRGKYISYLSKDTVGKECPRCGEIIRKESYMGGSIYYCSGCQQ; the protein is encoded by the coding sequence ATGATAGAAGCTCCTGAAGCCTTGGTTTTGGCCCGTCAAATGAATAAAGTATTAATGGGAAAAAAGATCACCGATGTAATCGGAGGAAATAGCCCACATAAGTTTGCATGGTATAACGGTCGCCCTGAAGATTATGTGGGAAGGTTATTGGGGAAAACAGTCGATCGGGTTTGTGCGAAAGGAGGAATGGTTGAAATTAGTGTTGCTGATGCCATTTTACTTTTTACCGATGGAGTGAATTTCCGTTATTTGTTACCGGGCGAAAAATTACCGGAGAAATACCAGTTGCTCATCGGATTCGATGATTTTAGTTGTTTAACGGCCTCTGTACGTATGTATGGCGGACTAATTTGTTTTATAAAGGGCGAGAAAGATATCCCTTTCGCAGAGTATTATCGGTGCGCTTCGGAGAAGCCGCAAGTGTTATCGGATAATTTCGATGAAAATTACTTTCGACGACTGATAACCGATGAAAATGTTCAGGATAAAAGTGTAAAAGCTTTTTTGGCAACCAATCAGACGATTCCTGGATTAGGTAACGGTGTATTGCAGGATATTCTTTATAATGCCGGTATTCATCCAAAATCGAAATTACGTGATATTTCTGAGCCGAGGAGAGATTTGTTATACAAATCGGTAAAAACGACATTAACTGAAATGTTTCTTTCGGGAGGCCGTAATACTGAAACAGATATATTGGGAAAAAGAGGAAAATATATTTCTTATTTATCAAAAGATACAGTGGGTAAGGAATGTCCCCGATGTGGTGAAATCATTCGTAAAGAATCTTATATGGGAGGAAGTATATATTATTGTTCTGGTTGTCAACAATGA
- a CDS encoding MGMT family protein, which produces MNITDFDKEVYQVVREIPKGYVTTYGEIARLIGYPQLSRRVGQALSHAPSSLNLPCHRVVNCQGRLVPGWEQQKILLEQEGVVFKRNGCVNMKNSSWNLSIVEI; this is translated from the coding sequence ATGAATATTACCGATTTTGATAAAGAAGTATATCAAGTAGTTCGTGAAATACCGAAAGGTTATGTGACTACCTATGGAGAAATTGCTCGTTTAATTGGATATCCGCAGTTGTCAAGAAGGGTAGGGCAAGCTTTATCTCATGCACCTTCTTCCCTTAATTTACCTTGTCATCGAGTAGTAAATTGTCAGGGGCGTTTGGTTCCCGGTTGGGAACAACAGAAAATCCTTCTCGAACAAGAAGGGGTAGTGTTTAAACGGAACGGGTGTGTAAATATGAAAAATTCTTCTTGGAATTTATCTATTGTAGAAATTTGA
- a CDS encoding SDR family NAD(P)-dependent oxidoreductase → MNNKPYVLVTGSSSGIGKSIAIQLSNEYNVVLHGRNRERLVDVREECNKNNRHFIWECDLNEIHSVEENLKNFLASNGIEISFYVHSAGFMKMLPLKMQSVDNLQMTFTTNVFSASLITKCLISKKINKNSLKSVVFISSNISNRGAKAFSSYAASKGALDSLMRCLAVELAPQVRLNSVLPGAVQTEMTKDIFNDKEVAERMSATYPLGIGYATDIADVVAFLLSDNARWITGQQLTVDGGRTIDITG, encoded by the coding sequence ATGAATAATAAACCATACGTATTAGTAACCGGATCTTCATCGGGCATCGGGAAATCGATCGCTATCCAATTATCTAACGAATATAATGTCGTTTTACATGGAAGAAACCGAGAAAGACTGGTCGATGTAAGAGAAGAGTGTAATAAAAATAACCGGCATTTTATTTGGGAGTGTGATTTGAATGAAATTCATTCGGTAGAGGAAAACCTGAAAAATTTTCTAGCTTCGAATGGCATTGAAATTTCATTTTATGTGCATTCTGCCGGATTTATGAAAATGTTGCCCCTGAAAATGCAAAGTGTAGATAATTTGCAGATGACTTTTACTACCAACGTATTTTCGGCATCTTTAATAACCAAGTGTCTTATATCGAAGAAGATAAATAAAAATTCGTTGAAAAGCGTAGTTTTTATTTCGAGTAATATCAGTAATCGGGGAGCAAAAGCTTTTAGCAGCTATGCAGCTTCTAAAGGGGCCTTAGATTCGTTGATGCGTTGTCTGGCCGTAGAATTAGCACCACAGGTAAGACTTAACTCCGTCTTACCCGGTGCGGTGCAAACCGAAATGACAAAAGATATTTTCAACGATAAAGAAGTAGCGGAACGTATGTCTGCGACCTATCCGCTAGGCATCGGTTATGCAACCGATATCGCCGATGTCGTTGCTTTTCTTTTATCTGATAATGCCCGTTGGATTACCGGACAGCAATTAACGGTAGACGGGGGACGTACAATAGATATTACCGGATAA
- a CDS encoding plasmid recombination protein has translation MQNTFGKENVVSTVLHLDEKTSHIHETVVPIVSGEGRKAVKEKR, from the coding sequence TTGCAGAATACGTTCGGAAAGGAGAACGTTGTATCAACCGTTTTGCATTTAGATGAGAAAACATCCCATATCCACGAAACGGTAGTTCCGATAGTTTCAGGTGAAGGAAGAAAAGCTGTAAAAGAAAAACGATAG
- a CDS encoding sugar O-acetyltransferase, which translates to MTEKEKMLAGKDYFPSDSELMELHKSVLRLIEEYNRNFFSSCFDGGELLQRILPNASDTLVIQPPFLCDFGINIYGGKNGFINYNCTILDTARITLGKNILIGPNVQIYAPMHPIDYRLRATGVEHGEPISIGDDCWIGGGAVICPGVTIGNRCIIGAGSVVSKDIPDDSMAVGIPARVIKKLI; encoded by the coding sequence ATGACTGAAAAAGAAAAGATGCTGGCCGGAAAAGATTATTTCCCTTCCGATAGCGAATTGATGGAATTGCATAAATCGGTCTTGAGACTAATAGAAGAATACAATCGTAATTTTTTTAGTTCCTGTTTCGATGGAGGGGAATTATTACAGCGTATATTGCCTAATGCGTCTGATACTTTAGTTATTCAGCCCCCCTTTTTGTGTGATTTTGGGATCAATATCTATGGAGGAAAAAACGGTTTTATAAATTATAATTGTACGATTCTCGATACAGCTCGTATAACATTGGGCAAGAATATTCTTATCGGACCGAATGTACAAATATATGCTCCTATGCATCCTATCGATTACCGGTTACGGGCAACCGGAGTCGAGCATGGAGAGCCGATATCGATCGGAGATGACTGTTGGATCGGAGGGGGAGCTGTTATATGTCCGGGAGTAACTATTGGAAATAGATGTATCATCGGAGCCGGGTCGGTCGTGAGCAAAGACATTCCCGACGATAGTATGGCTGTAGGGATACCTGCACGAGTTATCAAGAAACTGATTTGA